One window of Mesoplasma syrphidae genomic DNA carries:
- a CDS encoding nucleoside 2-deoxyribosyltransferase, giving the protein MRNNQKVIYNAGSMFTEAQWDARKNEGAALKAMFPDFWIGNPVDFDTNQTERPTNKAIFEMDFDGLTDADYVILEIDGWDSGTHMEFGLVVQQAIANKKKYLFPIISDFRFKQGILHGEIPGLGINEMITGAFYYDALNQGEVPQLIVCDSHKSAREAIKAIETGDTKNYRERFDIKDLYAQDSIYHGFKK; this is encoded by the coding sequence ATGAGAAATAATCAAAAAGTAATTTATAATGCTGGAAGCATGTTCACAGAAGCACAATGAGACGCTAGAAAAAACGAAGGAGCTGCCCTAAAAGCAATGTTCCCTGATTTCTGAATTGGAAATCCTGTTGATTTTGATACCAACCAAACAGAAAGACCAACAAATAAAGCAATTTTTGAAATGGATTTTGATGGTTTAACTGATGCTGATTATGTAATTTTAGAAATTGATGGATGAGACTCAGGAACTCATATGGAATTTGGACTAGTTGTTCAACAAGCTATTGCTAACAAAAAGAAATATCTGTTCCCAATCATTTCTGATTTTAGATTTAAACAAGGAATTTTACATGGAGAAATTCCTGGTTTGGGAATTAATGAAATGATTACTGGAGCATTCTACTATGATGCTTTAAATCAGGGAGAAGTACCACAGTTAATTGTTTGTGATTCTCATAAATCAGCTAGAGAAGCTATTAAAGCAATTGAAACTGGGGATACAAAAAACTATAGAGAACGTTTTGACATTAAAGATTTATATGCTCAAGATTCAATTTATCATGGTTTTAAAAAATAG
- a CDS encoding glycoside hydrolase family 1 protein: protein MKIKNLKKFPEGFLWGASSSAYQCEGGWNQDGKGMSVQDLHEGTAEISDFKVTSDFYNRYKEDIAMMKAMGFKSYRFSISWTRIIPNGDGEINQSGIDFYNKVIDELLDANIEPIITMYHFDLPLELQKKGGWLNRDVTVPAFMKFAKAIFKAYGKKVKYWLTINELNLLVLMNMFGQDFLSPTDKKYTIGEAFQIGHHLFIAQALAMKELHETFPKCLIGPAPNISSVYPASSKPEDVLAAQTAAVFRSWYWLDAPVRGEHNPIVIKWLDELGFNLEIRDGDDEILKAAKPDFVAFNYYSTMTVKAWNNESTTSKKSDQQQGLGIPNMFMDAKNEHLGKTEFGWSIDPVGFRVTSREIFERYRLPMLLTENGIGVREELNSDMTVNDDYRIEWYKDHIIEMRKAISEGMEFIGFNPWSAMDLVSTHEGFQKRYGFIFVNRDEKDLRDLKRYRKKSSYWYEELIKNNGNNIT, encoded by the coding sequence ATGAAAATTAAAAATTTGAAAAAATTTCCTGAAGGTTTTCTTTGGGGAGCCTCAAGTTCAGCTTATCAATGCGAAGGTGGTTGAAATCAAGATGGAAAAGGTATGTCTGTTCAAGATTTGCATGAAGGTACTGCAGAAATAAGTGACTTCAAAGTAACATCAGATTTTTACAATAGATATAAGGAAGACATTGCAATGATGAAGGCAATGGGTTTCAAATCATATCGTTTTTCTATTTCATGAACGCGAATAATTCCTAATGGCGATGGGGAAATTAACCAAAGTGGTATCGATTTTTACAATAAAGTAATTGATGAACTGCTTGATGCAAATATAGAGCCAATTATTACTATGTATCACTTCGATTTGCCTTTAGAATTGCAAAAAAAAGGTGGATGACTAAACAGAGATGTCACAGTTCCGGCTTTTATGAAGTTTGCAAAAGCTATTTTCAAAGCCTATGGAAAAAAAGTGAAGTACTGACTGACAATTAATGAGTTAAATCTTTTAGTGTTAATGAATATGTTTGGTCAAGACTTTTTAAGTCCAACTGATAAAAAATACACAATTGGAGAAGCCTTTCAAATTGGCCATCACTTGTTTATAGCGCAAGCATTGGCAATGAAAGAATTACATGAAACATTTCCGAAATGTTTAATTGGGCCCGCTCCAAATATATCATCAGTTTATCCTGCATCAAGTAAGCCCGAAGATGTTTTGGCAGCTCAAACTGCAGCAGTTTTTAGATCATGATATTGACTAGATGCTCCCGTTCGTGGAGAACATAATCCAATTGTTATTAAGTGATTGGATGAACTTGGATTTAACTTGGAAATTCGTGATGGTGATGATGAAATTCTTAAAGCCGCTAAACCAGATTTTGTGGCATTTAATTATTACAGCACAATGACAGTTAAGGCTTGAAACAATGAATCAACAACATCAAAAAAATCTGATCAACAACAAGGTTTGGGAATTCCTAATATGTTTATGGATGCGAAAAATGAGCATTTAGGCAAAACTGAATTTGGCTGATCAATAGATCCAGTTGGATTTAGAGTTACTTCAAGAGAAATTTTTGAAAGATATCGTTTACCTATGCTATTGACTGAAAACGGTATTGGTGTTCGCGAAGAGCTAAATTCTGATATGACTGTTAATGATGATTATAGAATTGAATGATACAAAGATCATATTATTGAAATGCGAAAAGCAATTTCCGAAGGAATGGAGTTTATTGGTTTTAATCCCTGAAGTGCAATGGACTTAGTTTCAACACATGAGGGATTTCAAAAACGTTATGGATTTATATTTGTAAATCGTGATGAAAAAGATTTAAGAGATCTAAAACGTTATCGTAAAAAGTCTTCATATTGATATGAAGAATTAATTAAGAATAATGGAAACAACATTACCTAA
- a CDS encoding MurR/RpiR family transcriptional regulator — MSKIINRIENIKEEENKIGSLIARSLHNSYLTGKFLSLKEIADACFVSQSTVTVFAKHLGCSGYRELITTLKIESNNLRANLPDKVDDFDLLAEFERSTIKTFKDQILYNEELVKISNIIKKSNNTFVLGAPQLLDETQYFCELLSVKISNIFLLSRRLSTYMFDKVNTISSGDTVVLFVAGNGTKTEVELYDMVTGIEGVKALVFCSESQLWKFEKKANDDTIIINIDSDYFPHQPLFRKLQVNYFLIKLFLLI; from the coding sequence ATGAGCAAAATTATTAATAGAATTGAAAATATTAAGGAAGAAGAAAATAAGATAGGCAGCTTAATTGCAAGATCACTTCACAATTCGTACTTGACCGGAAAATTTTTAAGTTTGAAGGAAATAGCTGACGCTTGCTTTGTTTCTCAATCAACTGTTACAGTTTTTGCTAAACACTTGGGATGTAGTGGATATCGTGAATTGATTACAACGTTAAAAATTGAATCTAATAATTTGCGCGCGAATTTACCTGATAAGGTTGATGATTTTGATCTATTAGCAGAATTTGAACGATCAACTATTAAGACATTTAAAGATCAAATACTTTATAATGAAGAGCTAGTTAAAATATCAAACATCATTAAAAAATCTAACAATACTTTTGTTTTGGGTGCTCCTCAACTTTTAGATGAGACTCAGTATTTTTGTGAGCTGTTATCAGTTAAAATATCAAACATCTTTTTATTATCAAGACGACTTTCTACTTACATGTTTGATAAAGTTAACACAATTAGCAGTGGAGATACAGTTGTTTTATTTGTAGCAGGCAATGGAACAAAAACTGAAGTGGAACTTTATGATATGGTAACCGGAATTGAGGGAGTCAAAGCACTTGTGTTTTGCTCTGAATCACAATTGTGAAAGTTTGAAAAAAAAGCCAATGATGATACAATAATTATAAATATTGATTCGGATTATTTTCCGCACCAACCGTTATTCAGAAAGTTACAAGTCAATTATTTTTTAATAAAATTGTTTTTACTAATATAA
- the gyrA gene encoding DNA gyrase subunit A, which yields MSNENKIEHNHGTIKPMDISAEVRKDFLEYAMSVIVSRALPDLKDGLKPVHRRIIYAMNDLGITAEKPHKKSARIVGEVIGKYHPHGDSAVYESMVRMAQDFSYRYPLVDGHGNFGSIDGDGAAAMRYTEARLSKVSNFIIKDIDMDTVPFVDNYDASEREPAYLTGYFPNLLANGAMGIAVGMATSIPPHNLREVVSAISAYIDDNEITIDEILNNHIKGPDFPTGALMTNGARMREGYKTGRGGVIIRAKIDIEENDRHSRLIITEIPYQTNKAKVIERIAELVKDKAIDGISDLRDESNYEGIRIVVDLKRDANPDVVLSKLYKYTNLQSSYSINLLSLHNNIPLLLDLKTIIKNYVEFQIAIIIKRSIYEKNKLDKRHHILGALHKALSNIDQVVAIIRNAKTSDQAKEQLTATFGFDDEQNKAILDMRLQRLVGLEREKIAEEMAAIQERITYLNFLIADTAEQNRVLKEQLSDIALKFGDNRRTETISESVMNIQDEELIPDEKTMILLSEQGYIRRVDAEEFRIQKRGGRGVSVNSANDDPISIATMGKMRDWILFFTNSGKVFRTKAYNIRQYSRTARGLPIVNFLNGLTNEDKITAILPLRNVKEKFKYLTFITQNGMIKRTDISLFDSINQNGKIAITLKESDQLITVMPTTGEDSVFIANKSGKVIRINENIVRPLSRTASGVKGIKLDTDDIVVGAVSSFGIENITTISSRGNFKKTALLEYRISGRNGKGIKVMNLNEKTGDFKAIIAARETDLILIISSDGNLIKSKVADIPTLGRSAAGVRGIRLSGVNEIKAVTLQYRKNGEENQEFEED from the coding sequence ATGAGTAACGAAAATAAAATAGAACATAATCACGGTACGATCAAACCAATGGATATTTCAGCTGAAGTTAGAAAAGACTTCCTAGAATATGCTATGAGTGTTATTGTTTCGCGTGCTTTACCAGACTTAAAAGATGGATTAAAACCAGTTCACCGTCGTATTATTTATGCGATGAATGATTTGGGAATTACTGCTGAGAAGCCACATAAAAAGTCAGCTCGTATTGTTGGGGAAGTTATTGGTAAGTACCACCCTCATGGTGATTCTGCTGTTTATGAATCAATGGTGAGAATGGCTCAAGACTTTTCTTATCGTTATCCATTAGTTGATGGTCATGGAAACTTTGGTTCAATTGATGGCGATGGCGCAGCGGCAATGCGTTATACAGAAGCAAGGCTGTCAAAAGTGTCTAACTTTATTATTAAAGATATTGATATGGATACAGTACCTTTTGTTGATAATTATGATGCTTCTGAAAGAGAGCCAGCTTATTTGACAGGATATTTCCCTAACCTACTAGCTAATGGCGCAATGGGTATTGCTGTAGGAATGGCAACTTCAATTCCACCTCATAATTTAAGAGAAGTTGTTAGTGCAATTTCTGCATATATTGATGATAACGAAATTACAATTGATGAAATTTTAAATAATCATATTAAAGGACCTGATTTTCCAACAGGAGCATTAATGACAAATGGTGCAAGAATGCGTGAAGGTTATAAAACTGGACGTGGTGGAGTAATTATTCGTGCAAAAATTGATATTGAAGAAAATGATCGTCATTCACGTCTAATTATTACCGAAATTCCGTATCAAACTAATAAGGCAAAGGTTATTGAACGAATTGCTGAACTTGTTAAGGATAAGGCAATTGATGGAATTTCAGATTTGCGTGATGAATCTAATTACGAAGGAATTCGTATTGTTGTTGACTTAAAACGTGATGCTAATCCAGATGTTGTTCTTTCGAAATTATATAAATATACGAACCTGCAATCTAGTTATTCTATTAACTTATTATCATTACATAATAACATTCCATTGTTGTTAGACTTAAAAACGATTATAAAAAATTATGTCGAATTTCAAATTGCGATCATTATTAAAAGAAGCATTTACGAAAAAAACAAATTGGACAAGCGTCATCATATTTTGGGTGCTTTACATAAAGCACTAAGTAACATTGATCAAGTCGTAGCAATTATTAGAAATGCAAAAACTTCCGATCAAGCAAAAGAACAATTGACTGCAACGTTTGGTTTTGATGATGAGCAAAACAAGGCAATTTTGGATATGCGTCTGCAACGTTTGGTTGGTTTAGAACGCGAAAAAATTGCAGAAGAAATGGCAGCGATTCAGGAGAGAATTACATATTTAAACTTCTTAATTGCCGATACGGCAGAACAAAATCGTGTTCTTAAAGAACAATTATCAGATATTGCTCTTAAATTTGGTGATAATCGTAGAACAGAAACAATTAGTGAATCAGTAATGAATATTCAAGACGAGGAATTAATTCCTGATGAAAAAACAATGATTCTTTTGTCAGAGCAGGGATATATTCGTCGTGTTGACGCTGAAGAATTTAGAATTCAGAAACGTGGTGGACGAGGTGTTAGTGTTAATTCAGCTAACGACGACCCAATCTCAATTGCAACAATGGGAAAAATGCGAGATTGAATTTTATTCTTTACAAATTCTGGAAAAGTTTTTAGAACCAAAGCATACAATATTCGACAATACTCAAGAACAGCTCGTGGGTTGCCAATTGTTAACTTTTTAAATGGACTGACAAATGAAGATAAAATCACAGCTATTTTGCCATTGAGAAATGTTAAAGAGAAATTTAAATATTTGACATTTATTACTCAAAACGGAATGATCAAACGTACAGATATATCTTTATTCGATAGTATTAATCAAAATGGAAAAATTGCGATTACTTTAAAAGAAAGCGATCAGCTGATAACAGTAATGCCAACAACTGGTGAAGACTCAGTATTTATTGCTAATAAATCAGGAAAAGTGATTCGAATCAATGAAAATATTGTTCGCCCATTGTCAAGAACAGCATCTGGAGTCAAAGGAATTAAACTTGACACTGATGACATTGTTGTTGGTGCTGTTTCATCGTTTGGAATTGAAAATATTACAACAATTTCTTCAAGAGGAAACTTTAAGAAAACAGCTTTATTAGAATATCGTATTTCTGGACGTAATGGTAAAGGAATTAAAGTCATGAATCTAAATGAAAAAACTGGAGATTTCAAAGCAATTATTGCTGCTCGTGAGACGGACTTAATTTTAATTATTTCAAGTGATGGTAACTTAATTAAATCTAAAGTCGCTGATATTCCAACATTGGGTCGCTCAGCTGCTGGTGTTCGTGGAATTAGATTATCTGGTGTAAATGAAATTAAGGCAGTTACACTACAATATCGTAAAAACGGTGAAGAAAATCAAGAATTCGAAGAGGATTAA
- the gyrB gene encoding DNA topoisomerase (ATP-hydrolyzing) subunit B, producing MTEHYGAGSIKVLKGLEAVRKRPGMYIGSTSKTGLHHLVWEILDNSIDEAMAGEANTISVVITKEGEVIVEDNGRGIPVGIQEDSGKSALELVFTQLHAGGKFDSDSYKISGGLHGVGASVVNALSLYVDVLVMREGNVYHQIFSEGGTKQSPLEILETTDKRGTIVRFKPDPEIFQETVTFDYETIRNKVKQLSYLNKGIKIHLTDQRIDKAVEYHFPNGILDYVKEKNETKTKINPSVYYIDGKHDDIEVEVALQYNAEYQENLITFVNNINTHEGGSHEDGLRQALTRVINRYSEKVAKGTKSPSKYSWDDIKEGMVCIVSIRHTDPQYEGQTKTKLANPDAKKAVDAVVGDSFEEFLLKSPEDAKSILDKNANAQKARIAAQRAREETRRKSALDTFSLPGKLADCESKDSTIAELYLVEGDSAGGSAKTGRNRKFQAILPLRGKVLNVERVAEARAFANNEIKSIVTAIGTGIKEDLDLSKLRYGKIVIMTDADVDGAHIRTLLLTFFYRYMKDLVKNGNIFIAQPPLYKIESGKKVAYAYSDAELEELKTNEFNSSRYTIQRYKGLGEMDPMQLWETTMDPETRTMLRIDLEDAAVANEVFSDLMGEDPELRKNYIQENAEFVENIDF from the coding sequence ATGACAGAACATTATGGAGCAGGATCGATTAAGGTTTTAAAAGGTCTTGAAGCTGTTAGAAAACGTCCCGGAATGTATATCGGATCAACTTCAAAAACTGGATTGCATCATTTAGTTTGAGAGATTTTAGACAATTCAATCGATGAAGCAATGGCTGGTGAAGCAAATACTATTTCGGTAGTTATTACAAAAGAAGGCGAAGTTATCGTTGAAGATAATGGTCGTGGAATTCCAGTAGGTATTCAAGAAGATTCAGGAAAATCTGCATTAGAGTTAGTTTTTACTCAACTTCATGCAGGTGGAAAATTTGATTCTGACTCTTATAAAATTTCTGGAGGACTGCACGGAGTTGGAGCATCAGTTGTAAATGCTTTATCATTGTATGTAGATGTTTTAGTTATGCGTGAGGGTAATGTTTATCATCAAATTTTTAGTGAAGGTGGAACAAAACAGTCGCCACTAGAAATTCTTGAAACAACTGATAAAAGAGGAACAATTGTTCGCTTTAAACCAGATCCAGAGATTTTTCAAGAAACAGTTACTTTTGATTATGAAACAATCAGGAATAAGGTCAAACAACTTTCTTATTTAAATAAAGGAATTAAAATTCATCTGACTGATCAAAGAATTGATAAAGCAGTCGAGTATCATTTTCCAAATGGAATTTTAGATTATGTTAAAGAAAAAAATGAAACAAAAACGAAAATCAATCCAAGTGTTTATTATATTGATGGAAAACATGATGATATTGAAGTTGAAGTTGCATTACAATACAATGCTGAGTATCAAGAAAATTTAATTACATTTGTAAATAATATTAATACTCACGAGGGTGGGTCACACGAGGATGGTTTACGTCAAGCTTTGACTCGTGTAATTAATCGTTATTCTGAAAAAGTTGCCAAAGGTACAAAATCGCCAAGTAAATATTCTTGAGACGATATAAAAGAAGGAATGGTATGCATTGTTTCAATTCGCCATACTGATCCCCAATATGAGGGGCAAACTAAAACTAAATTGGCAAATCCGGATGCTAAAAAAGCAGTTGATGCAGTTGTCGGAGATTCATTTGAAGAATTTTTATTGAAATCTCCAGAAGATGCAAAATCAATTTTGGATAAAAATGCAAATGCTCAAAAAGCTCGTATTGCTGCTCAAAGAGCTCGTGAGGAAACTCGCCGTAAATCTGCATTAGATACCTTTTCGTTGCCAGGAAAATTAGCTGATTGTGAATCTAAGGATTCGACAATTGCTGAATTATACTTGGTCGAAGGGGATTCTGCTGGAGGAAGTGCTAAAACTGGACGTAACCGTAAATTTCAGGCAATTTTACCATTAAGAGGGAAAGTTTTAAACGTTGAAAGAGTTGCTGAAGCTCGTGCTTTTGCAAACAATGAAATCAAGTCAATTGTTACAGCAATTGGTACCGGTATTAAAGAAGATTTAGACTTGTCAAAATTACGCTATGGAAAAATTGTTATTATGACCGATGCGGATGTTGATGGAGCCCATATTAGAACTTTATTACTGACATTCTTTTACCGTTATATGAAGGATTTGGTTAAAAACGGAAACATTTTTATTGCTCAGCCCCCTTTATACAAAATTGAGTCTGGGAAAAAAGTAGCTTATGCATATTCAGATGCCGAACTTGAAGAATTAAAAACTAATGAATTTAATAGTAGTCGTTACACAATTCAGCGTTATAAAGGACTTGGAGAAATGGATCCAATGCAATTATGAGAAACAACAATGGACCCAGAAACAAGAACAATGTTAAGAATTGATCTTGAAGATGCTGCAGTTGCTAATGAAGTATTTTCCGACTTAATGGGAGAAGACCCTGAATTGCGTAAAAACTATATTCAAGAAAATGCTGAATTTGTTGAAAATATTGACTTTTAG